The sequence TATCTTTAAGTCCAAGCGGAATACCATCTAAAGGTCCAAGCGCGTCGTTGCTCTTTCGGCGCGCATCAGAGGCTTCAGCTTGCGCCATAGCCTCTTTGCTCGCCACATGAAGCCACGCACCCATGTCTTGGGTTTTCTCTATTTGAGACAGCGCCGCTTGTGTTGCCTCTTTACTTGAAACGTCACCGCTTTGAAGCTTCTGTGACAGCTCTTGCATCGTATTGTTTAAGATTTCCATGGTACTACTCAATGATCTTTGGGACGCCGAAACCGTCGCCCAATCGTTCAGGAGCTTGGCGTAAACCGAGCTCAACATCTAATCCAGGTTGTAACTTATCTTCACGCAAAGTCGTGCTGAGTTCGACCGCATGGGTCGTAGCCTCAACACCTTCAGTGTCGAGTTCATCAAGCTTGTCAACATAGCTCAAAATAGACGCCAGGTCTCTCGTGAGCATTTCAACTTCGTTCTCTTCCAGCTCCAGCCGCGCAAGCGTTGCGATTCGCATCACCTCTTCAGCATCGATTCTTTGCTTTGTCATAATCTCTTTGCCCTAATGACTAGATGGCCTATTCAGGCCTTGCCTCTAATTCGATAATTGCCGTTCTCACCGATGCGGCATGCGAGCCCATAGGTAAGACTTTTAAATAATGTTTAAAATGCTTCAACGACTTTTCTTTATTACCACGCACTCGCCACAGCTTCCCTAAACCTCGGTGGGCTTCGGCAAAGTCTTTGGCGCGCCTCAAAACTTGCTCGAAAGCTGAAAATGCCGCCGGCAAACTATCTTGTGCGAGGTGACAAAAACCGAGGCCCGCCAAAGCATCTATATTGTTTGGCTTTAGTACCAGCGCTTTACGGTAAAGAGCCGTAGCCTCTCTTGAAGATCCTGCGTCGAGCTTTGCCTCGGCTTGTTGTAATAAAGCCTGTAAAGGGGTTAACCGGCCACTCTTCTGCGCAGACTGAGCGCGCTTTCGTTGAGCCACCTTCACGTCTTCTTCAGGCTTTCCTGCCGCAGCTTTTGCTTCTTCTTCTTCTGGGACGGGGCCTGGTTCACCCTCGGCTGCGTCCGCTGGAGTCAACTTCTCTTGGGATTGTAGTTTTACAATATGCCCACGAAGCCTCGCGGCAAATCGGTGGGCAGGCGCTTTATTGAGTACAACATCAATTTCTTGAAGCGCACGAACATAGTTTTTGTTCTCAAGAAGAAACCGAACCATCTTCAAACGCATCCGATTTTGCGAAGGTCCATTAATGAGGAGTTCTTCCCAAGAAATCAGACGCGCATCTAAGGAGCGTGACTCTGAAAGTGCCTCAAAATAATGCCGACTGAT comes from Deltaproteobacteria bacterium and encodes:
- the gatC gene encoding Asp-tRNA(Asn)/Glu-tRNA(Gln) amidotransferase subunit GatC, with protein sequence MTKQRIDAEEVMRIATLARLELEENEVEMLTRDLASILSYVDKLDELDTEGVEATTHAVELSTTLREDKLQPGLDVELGLRQAPERLGDGFGVPKIIE